From a region of the Rhinopithecus roxellana isolate Shanxi Qingling chromosome 8, ASM756505v1, whole genome shotgun sequence genome:
- the YOD1 gene encoding ubiquitin thioesterase OTU1, translating into MFGPAKGRHFGVHPAPGYPGGISQPAAGTKAGAAGVWPVGSRTDTMWRLRCKAKDGTHVLQGLSSRTRVRELQSQIAAITGIAPGGQRILVGYPPECLDLSNGDTILEDLPIQSGDMLIVEEDQTRPKSSPAFTKRGASSYVRETLPVLTRTVVPADNSCLFTSVYYVVEGGVLNPACAPEMRHLIAQIVASDPDFYSEAILGKTNQEYCDWIKRDDTWGGAIEISILSKFYQCEICVVDTQTVRIDRFGEDAGYTKRVLLIYDGIHYDPLQRNFPDPDTPPLTIFSSNDDIVLVQALELADEARRRRQFTDVNRFTLRCMVCQKGLTGQAEAREHAKETGHTNFGEV; encoded by the exons ATGTTTGGCCCCGCTAAAGGTCGCCATTTTGGAGTCCACCCGGCGCCTGGTTACCCCGGCGGCATCTCTCAACCGGCTGCCGGGACCAAAGCTGGTGCCGCGGGTGTCTGGCCTGTGGGCAGCCGGACCGACACGATGTGGCGGCTCCGCTGCAAGGCCAAGGACGGCACCCATGTTTTGCAGGGGCTGTCCAGCCGGACCCGGGTGCGGGAACTCCAGAGCCAAATTGCCGCCATCACCGGGATCGCCCCCGGCGGTCAGCGAATCCTCGTCGGATACCCTCCCGAGTGCCTGGATCTCAGCAATGGGGATACCATTCTGGAAGACTTGCCCATCCAATCTG gtGATATGCTGATCGTTGAAGAAGACCAAACCAGGCCCAAAAGTTCACCTGCATTTACTAAACGTGGTGCTTCTAGTTACGTCAGGGAAACTTTGCCTGTGCTTACCAGAACCGTGGTCCCAGCAGACAATTCTTGCCTCTTTACCAGTGTGTACTATGTCGTCGAAGGAGGAGTCTTGAATCCAGCTTGTGCCCCTGAGATGAGACACCTCATAGCACAAATTGTAGCAAGCGATCCGGACTTCTATAGTGAGGCAATACTGGGAAAAACAAATCAAGAGTACTGTGACTGGATCAAAAGGGATGACACTTGGGGAGGAGCAATAGAGATATCGATTTTGTCCAAGTTTTACCAATGTGAAATATGTGTAGTGGATACACAGACAGTAAGAATTGATCGTTTTGGGGAAGATGCAGGATATACCAAAAGAGTTCTGCTTATTTATGATGGCATCCACTATGATCCACTTCAACGTAACTTCCCTGATCCAGATACACCTCCTCTGACCATTTTCTCCTCTAATGATGATATTGTTCTTGTACAAGCACTGGAATTAGCAGATGAAGCTAGAAGAAGGAGACAGTTTACTGATGTCAACCGCTTCACACTGAGATGCATGGTATGTCAGAAAGGATTAACTGGACAAGCAGAAGCAAGGGAACATGCCAAGGAGACAGGCCATACCAACTTTGGAGAAGTGTGA